Sequence from the Eleutherodactylus coqui strain aEleCoq1 chromosome 13, aEleCoq1.hap1, whole genome shotgun sequence genome:
ACGGTGTATTTTCTCATgtgttgttgttcatctgaggttgtatttacctaatgtTAACACTCTCTAAGGACCAGATTTTTTGATTATGTTCTGATatttaaaaccatagaattcaaagagggagTACTTAGTTTTTCTCTGGACTGTATACATTTTGCACTATTTAAAGTTGTATGTACAATTATGTCCTATTGTATTCACTCTCAATTTCTTTTCTTTTAGAGAAAATGTAAATACCTCGCACTCCGCCAGTCCAGAACCTCATCCTTATAATCCCACCCTTCTGAGTATGCTGCAGGCGGGCCATGCCTTTCTTAGACTGGTACCTTCGACGCTCACTGGCAACATGGCTGCTTCTACACAGTTTGGTCCTCATGTCTTTCTGCTTTCAGCCAGCCACGACACTTCCCAAAGGCTGCCATTCCTCCGAGGAGGATGGGTACAAGACTCTGAGATGCAGCAATGCCCAGATCACAGAAGTACCCAAAGACATTCCCAATGACACTAATCGCCTGTATTTAGACTTCAACCAGATAACCTACCTCCCTTCCGATGCTTTCCGTAACCTCCCAGTTCTTATGGAGCTAGATCTTTCACACAATTCCTTGGGTCACTTGGATATTAATGCTCTCAGGGGTTTGAGTGATCACTTACTCTCACTAGACCTGTCTTCCAACAAGCTAGTGTCAGTCAACAAGGAGGTCTTTGCTAATCTTAAAGCCAGAACCAACCTTTCTGGCAACCCTTGGATGTGTGACTGTGATCTTCAGGAATTGATCCGGATGGTTGAATTGGATCCAACTTCCTCCAATGGGATTGTCTGTGCTAGCTCTGTGTTAGAGGAGCATGCTGGAAAGCCCTTTCTGCAGGTGGTTAAAGATATTGACTTGTGCAATACCTATAAGAGGACCACAGATGTGGCCATGCTGGTCACAATGTTTGGATGGTTTGCTATGGTTATCTCATACTTGGTGTATTATGTACGCCAGAACCAGGAGGATGCCCGACGCCACCTTGAGTACCTCAAATCCCTGCCAAGCAAGCAGAGACATAATGAGGAGCCCTCTACACTAAGCACTGTGGTTTGACTTTTGGAGAGACTTCTAGTTAGGgtggaaattttattttttgctatttgcTTACCCTGTGACTTAACACTTAAGCTGGAAAGTAATCTTAATGCTGCCATTTGAGAGTTTCATAATATTACGCAACAAGACGTACTGTTCTCACATTTTCTAATACTTGTACAAAAAATATTCTTGCTCTTTATGTTGatagatataca
This genomic interval carries:
- the LRRC3C gene encoding leucine-rich repeat-containing protein 3C, which translates into the protein MPFLDWYLRRSLATWLLLHSLVLMSFCFQPATTLPKGCHSSEEDGYKTLRCSNAQITEVPKDIPNDTNRLYLDFNQITYLPSDAFRNLPVLMELDLSHNSLGHLDINALRGLSDHLLSLDLSSNKLVSVNKEVFANLKARTNLSGNPWMCDCDLQELIRMVELDPTSSNGIVCASSVLEEHAGKPFLQVVKDIDLCNTYKRTTDVAMLVTMFGWFAMVISYLVYYVRQNQEDARRHLEYLKSLPSKQRHNEEPSTLSTVV